The following DNA comes from Candidatus Zixiibacteriota bacterium.
GGAATTATCATCTGTATCGCCGCCACCGGGAGGTCCCACTCCCGAGGTTTTCCCCAGCGGGTAGATGGCGTGACTCATTCGGTAATCAAGATAGGCTGATTTATCGAAACCGAAATCGATGAGATTGATGCCGATTTTCCAGAGGAGTTGGTCGTTCAGCTCAAATCCGGCGCCGAGCGAGACAGCAATACCGTTATCCCAGAATTCGGTCAGTTCAAATGGGGCCGAGGTTATCGAATACCCGTATCCGATATAAATCTCCGACGGGGTAATGCCTGCGGCAGCAACGACGGGTAGAATGAAAATGAGCGCCGTCAGATTAAGAATTTTCATACCGACCTCCCAACGAATATGTTCTTAAAACATGAAAATCGCGGATGCCGGCCCTGCTGTCACTCCAAATATATGCTTAATAGGTCCGGATGTCAACTCTTTAGGCTGTCTTCAGGCAGTTGTAATTATGGGGAACATTTTGTATTTTGAATCATTAAAGAAGTTTAAAGATGGAGTAATTGATACAGTATGGTAGAGGCAAAACTGAAATGGGTTGGGGGCAGGCGGTTTGAAGGGGTTTCGACCTGGGGCTTTCCGATAGCGACCGATATCTCCAAAAATTCCGGCGGCGCCGAAAGCGGCTACCGCCCGACCGAGCTTCTGATGTTCGCCCTTGCCGGATGCACCGGGGTTGATGTCGTCAATATTCTGGAGAAGATGCGTCAGAAGATTACCGGCGTGGAGGTGACTGTTACCGGGCAGCAGCCGGAGAGTTTCCCCAAACCGTTTAATCATATAGAAGTTAAGTATCTTTTCAGGGGCGAAAACCTGGATAGAGAAAAAGTCCGGCAGGCGGTGGAACTCTCGGAGGGAAAATACTGCTCGGTGAGTCAAACGCT
Coding sequences within:
- a CDS encoding OsmC family protein; amino-acid sequence: MVEAKLKWVGGRRFEGVSTWGFPIATDISKNSGGAESGYRPTELLMFALAGCTGVDVVNILEKMRQKITGVEVTVTGQQPESFPKPFNHIEVKYLFRGENLDREKVRQAVELSEGKYCSVSQTLAGVAKIVSTIEIVEE